From a single Candidatus Neomarinimicrobiota bacterium genomic region:
- a CDS encoding beta-ketoacyl-[acyl-carrier-protein] synthase II: LEEAEHAQSREAEIYGEAVGYGATADAYHITQPAPGGEGAIRAMKHAIADAGIEAKAVDYINAHGTSTQYNDKNETTAIRAVFGDHADTLTVSSTKSMTGHLLGASGGIEAIACLQTIRTGTIPPTINYETPDPDCDLNYAPNKIVTKEVNVAMSNTFGFGGHNAVLILKRWEK, translated from the coding sequence TGCTGGAAGAAGCCGAACACGCACAGTCAAGAGAAGCCGAGATCTATGGCGAAGCAGTTGGCTACGGCGCAACAGCCGACGCCTATCACATTACACAACCGGCACCCGGGGGCGAAGGCGCTATCCGCGCCATGAAGCACGCTATAGCTGATGCAGGAATCGAAGCCAAAGCTGTTGACTATATTAATGCGCATGGCACATCTACCCAGTATAACGATAAAAACGAAACCACTGCCATCAGAGCTGTTTTTGGTGACCACGCTGATACACTGACGGTAAGTTCAACCAAATCCATGACTGGACATCTCCTCGGTGCAAGCGGTGGTATCGAAGCAATTGCGTGCCTTCAGACTATCCGCACCGGAACCATTCCCCCAACTATTAATTATGAAACACCAGATCCAGATTGTGACTTGAACTACGCGCCGAACAAGATTGTCACGAAGGAAGTTAATGTGGCCATGTCAAATACCTTTGGTTTCGGGGGACATAACGCTGTGTTGATTCTTAAACGGTGGGAGAAGTAG